The following proteins are encoded in a genomic region of Sulfurimonas sp. HSL3-7:
- the rhuM gene encoding RhuM family protein: MSDIIMYDDGLVVLDATMEDETVWLNQKQMEELFGKSKKTISEHINNIFKEGELEKDAVVRNFRTTASDGKSYNVNSYNLDVIISVGYRVKSKQGVQFRIWATSVLKQHLLKGYTLDQKRLDVLEEKQVLTDKKLEQVFNAMENQSLRPKQGIFYDGQIFDAYVFVSNLIKSAERSIVLIDNYVDESVLTMLDKRAKGCSAVIYTKSVPKKLALDLKKHNAQYPAIEIRKFADAHDRFLIIDDDEVYHIGASLKDLGRKWFAFSKMEKDSLALTERVKEIYS; this comes from the coding sequence GTGAGTGACATTATCATGTATGATGATGGTTTGGTGGTTTTAGATGCAACGATGGAAGATGAAACCGTCTGGTTAAATCAAAAACAGATGGAAGAACTTTTTGGCAAGAGCAAAAAGACCATTTCGGAACATATCAATAATATATTTAAAGAGGGTGAATTGGAGAAAGATGCAGTTGTCCGGAATTTCCGGACAACTGCGAGCGATGGCAAATCGTATAATGTCAATAGTTATAATCTTGATGTCATTATCTCCGTTGGATATAGAGTGAAATCAAAGCAGGGTGTTCAGTTTCGTATCTGGGCGACAAGTGTATTGAAACAGCATCTTTTAAAAGGGTATACGTTAGATCAAAAACGCTTGGATGTGCTGGAAGAGAAACAGGTTTTGACCGACAAAAAGTTAGAACAGGTATTTAACGCGATGGAAAATCAATCCCTCAGACCAAAGCAGGGCATCTTCTACGACGGGCAGATCTTTGATGCCTATGTGTTCGTTTCCAATCTCATCAAAAGTGCTGAACGCTCCATCGTGCTCATCGACAACTATGTCGACGAATCGGTGCTGACCATGCTGGACAAACGCGCCAAGGGGTGCAGTGCCGTTATCTACACGAAAAGCGTCCCGAAAAAACTGGCGCTTGATCTGAAAAAGCACAATGCCCAGTATCCCGCTATAGAGATCCGGAAGTTTGCGGATGCGCATGACAGGTTTCTCATCATCGATGACGATGAGGTCTATCACATCGGCGCTTCACTGAAAGACTTGGGCAGGAAATGGTTTGCTTTTTCAAAGATGGAGAAGGACTCGCTGGCGCTAACGGAGCGGGTGAAGGAGATCTACAGCTGA
- a CDS encoding TraR/DksA C4-type zinc finger protein yields the protein MATIDYQEFELKLEKMKEELEESIARLTEEMEAIVTDDSSTDMEDLASLESDSMHHNALLQQQRSELAEVIHALGKIKDGSYGICEESGDLISVERLRAEPHTRYCVDDAKKVGK from the coding sequence ATGGCAACAATAGATTATCAGGAATTTGAACTCAAACTTGAGAAGATGAAAGAGGAGCTCGAAGAGAGCATTGCCCGTTTGACGGAGGAGATGGAGGCGATCGTCACCGATGACAGCAGCACCGACATGGAGGACCTCGCATCGCTGGAGAGTGACAGCATGCACCATAATGCACTGCTGCAACAGCAGCGCAGCGAGCTAGCCGAAGTCATCCATGCCCTCGGCAAGATCAAAGACGGCAGCTACGGCATCTGCGAAGAGAGCGGCGACCTCATCTCAGTCGAACGCCTGCGCGCCGAACCGCATACCCGCTACTGCGTCGACGATGCGAAAAAAGTCGGAAAGTAG
- the cdd gene encoding cytidine deaminase, with the protein MKEEHKQLLQQAHKAKENAHAPYSGFKVGATLVTKDGKMIDGCNVENAAYGSTMCAERVAIYKAVSMGYKPGDFEAIAIASTGKNFSPCGACRQVIYEFGKEIEIIFEWEEKIVAESAKSMLPYNFESQPASPHHKS; encoded by the coding sequence ATGAAAGAGGAGCACAAACAGTTACTGCAGCAGGCGCACAAGGCGAAGGAGAACGCACATGCCCCCTACTCCGGCTTTAAAGTGGGGGCGACCCTCGTTACAAAAGACGGAAAGATGATCGACGGCTGCAATGTGGAGAATGCGGCCTACGGCTCGACGATGTGCGCCGAACGTGTTGCGATCTACAAAGCCGTTTCCATGGGCTACAAACCCGGCGATTTTGAAGCGATCGCTATCGCCTCGACCGGAAAGAACTTTTCGCCCTGCGGCGCCTGCCGCCAGGTCATCTACGAGTTCGGCAAAGAGATCGAGATCATTTTCGAATGGGAGGAGAAGATCGTCGCGGAGTCCGCAAAGTCGATGCTGCCTTACAACTTCGAATCGCAGCCCGCTTCGCCGCACCACAAAAGCTAA
- a CDS encoding YbhB/YbcL family Raf kinase inhibitor-like protein, translating to MKQEERSGNSNHHALMLLLLGFIISTATGWLHAEETMSLTLSSTAFAHGDEIPSKHTCEAEDLSPPLHWEGVPEKAESLVLIVDDPDAPDPKAPKTTWVHWVLYNLPSGIDGLSEGTTFRDLPNGAKEGLNDWIRSGYDGPCPPIGRHRYFFKLYALDRSLAFRDYPTKAEVEAAMQGHVIERCELVGTYKKAKR from the coding sequence ATGAAGCAAGAGGAGCGATCAGGCAATTCTAACCATCATGCGCTGATGCTCTTGCTGCTCGGCTTCATTATCTCAACAGCCACCGGCTGGCTGCATGCGGAGGAGACTATGTCACTTACACTGAGCTCAACAGCGTTCGCCCACGGCGATGAAATTCCCTCAAAACATACCTGCGAAGCAGAAGACCTCTCCCCGCCGCTACACTGGGAAGGGGTGCCTGAGAAGGCCGAAAGTCTGGTGCTGATCGTCGACGATCCGGACGCGCCGGACCCGAAGGCGCCGAAGACGACATGGGTCCACTGGGTCCTCTACAACCTGCCCTCCGGCATCGACGGTCTCTCCGAAGGGACGACCTTCAGAGATCTTCCTAACGGGGCAAAAGAGGGGCTCAACGACTGGATAAGGAGCGGGTACGACGGCCCCTGCCCGCCTATCGGGCGCCACCGCTACTTCTTCAAGCTCTATGCCCTCGACAGATCGCTGGCCTTCAGGGACTATCCGACGAAGGCTGAGGTCGAAGCGGCGATGCAGGGGCATGTCATTGAGCGTTGCGAGCTGGTCGGGACGTACAAGAAAGCAAAACGATAG
- a CDS encoding PAS domain-containing sensor histidine kinase — protein MFNFEELFGLIDVGITVYEPLEKGDDFKVVYLNEKAKGLCNFAEGESVSEALSTLFPVNATRSLLDLFKEVYRTGEPQEITLVPCVGYARQWQEGYLYRLSGGQIVSRCTGVQEARAREIMAPHERLTFRTILDTAPIGIWSQDASGRLQFVNKAFCDAIGIREETFLSVPHYEPLYPPETAQSCMRSDEAALQQSEPHLSYEKIPFVDGKVHEVLIVKTRVEDEEHGVSGLVGLSLDMTEQLEAERKLESINRELEERISKEIEASRQKDNMLYQQNKFAAMGEMISNIAHQWRQPLNTLGLLLTDMTVKMMMEKSGDRAHDFEAFQAHCSEIIQYLSDTIDDFRFYYQEDDGHNTFCMRDMDRSLQILVKSSIMGNHIRYETDLKNVLISGYLNNLKQALINIYSNAANAIKKNRVEEGAIKCRGFIEGSDYVIEICDNGGGIDEAIIDKVFDPYFTTKHKSQGTGLGLYMTKQIIEQKFNGSISVKNDKSGALFTIRIPCSGEAC, from the coding sequence ATGTTCAATTTTGAAGAACTTTTTGGCCTGATCGATGTCGGGATCACTGTCTACGAACCGCTCGAAAAGGGCGATGACTTTAAAGTCGTCTACCTCAATGAAAAAGCAAAGGGCCTTTGCAACTTTGCCGAGGGAGAGTCTGTATCCGAAGCGTTGTCCACACTTTTCCCGGTCAATGCAACGAGGTCCCTGCTTGATCTGTTCAAAGAGGTCTACCGTACGGGAGAACCGCAGGAGATCACCCTGGTCCCCTGCGTCGGTTACGCCAGGCAGTGGCAGGAGGGCTACCTCTACAGACTCTCCGGCGGCCAGATCGTTTCACGCTGCACGGGGGTGCAGGAAGCGCGTGCAAGAGAGATCATGGCCCCGCATGAACGCCTCACCTTCCGGACGATCCTCGATACGGCGCCCATCGGCATCTGGTCACAGGATGCGTCCGGGAGACTTCAGTTTGTCAACAAGGCCTTCTGCGATGCCATCGGCATCAGAGAGGAGACCTTCCTCTCCGTCCCCCATTACGAACCGCTCTACCCTCCGGAAACCGCGCAAAGCTGCATGCGCTCGGATGAAGCGGCCCTGCAGCAGAGTGAACCTCACCTCTCGTATGAGAAGATCCCTTTTGTCGACGGCAAAGTGCACGAAGTCCTGATCGTAAAGACGCGGGTCGAAGACGAAGAGCACGGTGTCAGCGGTCTGGTCGGCCTCAGTCTCGATATGACGGAACAGCTCGAAGCGGAGAGGAAGCTCGAATCGATCAACAGGGAGCTCGAAGAGCGGATCTCAAAGGAGATCGAGGCGAGCCGCCAAAAGGACAATATGCTCTACCAGCAGAACAAGTTTGCGGCGATGGGAGAGATGATCAGCAACATCGCACACCAGTGGCGCCAGCCCCTTAACACCCTGGGGCTGCTGCTGACCGACATGACGGTCAAGATGATGATGGAAAAAAGCGGGGACCGTGCGCACGATTTTGAAGCATTTCAGGCCCACTGCAGCGAGATCATCCAGTACCTCTCCGACACGATCGACGATTTCCGCTTCTATTACCAGGAGGATGACGGGCACAACACGTTCTGCATGCGTGACATGGACAGATCACTGCAGATCCTCGTCAAAAGCTCTATCATGGGCAACCATATCCGTTACGAGACCGATCTGAAAAATGTACTGATCAGCGGTTATCTGAACAACCTCAAGCAGGCGCTGATCAACATCTATTCAAATGCGGCCAATGCCATCAAGAAGAACAGGGTCGAAGAGGGGGCCATCAAATGCCGGGGGTTCATCGAGGGATCGGACTATGTCATCGAGATCTGCGACAACGGCGGCGGCATCGACGAAGCGATCATCGATAAGGTATTCGACCCCTATTTTACGACCAAGCATAAAAGCCAGGGGACCGGGCTGGGGCTCTACATGACGAAGCAGATCATCGAGCAGAAGTTCAACGGATCGATCTCGGTGAAAAACGACAAAAGCGGTGCCCTCTTTACGATCCGCATTCCCTGCAGCGGGGAGGCGTGCTGA
- a CDS encoding nuclease-related domain-containing protein — translation MKNTKSPLKEKLLRTPGQSLDEEINKIIDDQALTYLLAPIFFIILAIMEWYKWYMAVPPSPWTMTIMALIVAVFSVYKIVPLRKKLVALRQGRDGEKAVAEMLNFYREAKMKVFHDIVGENFNIDHVVVSTRGVFLVETKTYSKPMKGKTEITFNGQTIIKNGYRFNDDILIQVKGSSKWLRDLIEELTAKEVEVQPAVVFPGWYVRMTNEYKSDIWMLNPRNLDKFIMGKKEILTDEDVKLISNHLSRYIRSTQE, via the coding sequence ATGAAAAATACAAAGTCACCATTAAAAGAAAAACTGCTACGCACTCCCGGACAATCACTAGACGAAGAGATAAACAAAATCATTGATGATCAAGCTTTGACGTATTTGCTAGCACCTATTTTTTTTATTATATTGGCGATAATGGAATGGTACAAGTGGTATATGGCTGTTCCTCCTTCTCCATGGACAATGACTATTATGGCTTTAATTGTTGCGGTATTTAGTGTCTACAAGATTGTCCCTTTGAGAAAAAAGCTTGTAGCATTACGCCAAGGAAGAGACGGCGAAAAAGCTGTGGCAGAGATGCTGAATTTTTATCGTGAAGCGAAGATGAAAGTTTTCCATGACATCGTCGGAGAAAATTTCAATATTGATCACGTCGTTGTCTCAACAAGAGGTGTTTTTCTGGTTGAAACAAAAACCTATTCTAAGCCTATGAAAGGCAAAACAGAAATTACTTTTAATGGGCAAACGATTATCAAAAATGGGTATAGATTCAATGATGACATTTTGATTCAGGTTAAAGGCTCATCGAAATGGCTTAGAGATCTCATCGAAGAGCTGACCGCGAAAGAAGTTGAGGTGCAGCCAGCCGTAGTTTTTCCAGGATGGTATGTGAGAATGACAAATGAGTACAAAAGTGATATCTGGATGCTCAATCCAAGGAATCTGGATAAGTTCATTATGGGGAAAAAAGAGATTCTAACCGATGAAGATGTGAAACTTATTTCAAATCATCTTTCGCGCTATATCCGTTCAACTCAAGAATAG
- a CDS encoding DNA polymerase ligase N-terminal domain-containing protein gives MPIFVVQKHSASTLHYDFRLEIGGVLKSWALPKGPSLDPHVKRLAVPTDDHPLAYGDFEGSISEGHYGAGEVIIWDRGNFENISHKDETPVSLEEAYEAGHISFELKGQKLRGKFTLLKTRYDGNWLLLKQKDGEARENGDITKEQPFSVGPKKGD, from the coding sequence ATGCCCATCTTTGTCGTCCAGAAACACAGCGCCTCGACGCTTCATTACGACTTCAGGCTGGAGATCGGCGGGGTCCTGAAGTCCTGGGCCCTTCCCAAAGGCCCCTCGCTCGATCCCCACGTCAAACGGCTCGCTGTCCCGACCGACGACCATCCGCTTGCCTATGGCGACTTCGAGGGGAGCATCAGCGAGGGGCACTACGGTGCCGGAGAGGTGATCATCTGGGACAGGGGGAATTTCGAGAACATCTCGCACAAAGACGAAACGCCTGTCTCTCTCGAAGAGGCCTACGAAGCGGGGCACATCAGTTTTGAGCTGAAGGGGCAGAAGCTCCGCGGAAAGTTCACGCTGCTGAAGACCCGCTACGACGGCAACTGGCTTTTGCTGAAACAGAAAGACGGGGAGGCCAGAGAAAACGGTGACATCACGAAAGAGCAGCCCTTTTCCGTGGGGCCGAAGAAGGGGGATTAG
- a CDS encoding DEAD/DEAH box helicase: protein MNIQIDVLDNAFVLKGDLEAIKNKRRARSNFESIGASFNDVNQIVIPFSTEKYPNEYDDEEKQYAAVLRLLDKFSIPYQKTDKAQDLVHDMDRENDNFNKFSIKAKRIRNNEHGDDDFENFTNVIESKLKRELYDLQLLSGYHLAYSQNACNFSVPGAGKTSIVYSAYAYLKSLPITNSKHVDRLLIICPLAAFAPWKNEYVECFGKGTSVRELVGVAPYDRKAHFYSDDYTEITLISYQSASSESDIENIKAYLNRNKVMVVLDEAHKIKNVTGGKQAEAILSIAKYATARVVLTGTPAPNGYQDLYNLYKFIWPSKNVIGFPVNYLQMLSEEKTPKALQDIKILIENISPFFIRVKKSDLNLPDPIENEPIMVSMSKSQKVIYEYIEKKYIDYFEQETSTDSFINKLQKAKLVRLMQCVTNPKLLNKALDSYLDEEGLSSNLNVDDKEVMKLIKSYNPQDEIPPKFLAIKELLNKIFLKDGADGKVIIWTIFVQNIFDLKDYLKDLGIECELLFGGTPNENDDTPEEILTREKIIERFHRSDCPFKVIIANPFAVGESISLHKACHNAIYLEKNFNASMYMQSKDRVHRYGLDQEDVVNYYYLLSTDTVDQTIHSRILEKEKRMLELIEGEDIPLLNLNMEDSSDGDEDDIRAIIRDYHDRKTARSG from the coding sequence ATGAATATACAAATTGATGTTCTCGATAATGCTTTTGTTTTAAAAGGTGATTTGGAAGCTATTAAGAATAAACGCAGAGCAAGGTCTAATTTTGAAAGTATTGGTGCTTCTTTTAATGATGTAAATCAAATAGTAATTCCTTTTAGTACAGAAAAATATCCAAACGAATATGATGATGAAGAGAAACAATATGCTGCAGTATTGAGGTTATTAGATAAATTTAGTATCCCTTATCAAAAGACAGACAAAGCTCAGGATCTTGTGCATGATATGGATCGGGAAAATGACAACTTTAACAAGTTTTCTATCAAAGCAAAAAGAATCCGAAACAACGAACATGGGGATGATGACTTTGAAAATTTCACCAATGTTATTGAAAGTAAGTTAAAACGTGAGCTATATGATCTACAGTTACTTTCAGGTTACCATTTAGCATACTCACAGAATGCTTGTAATTTTTCAGTCCCGGGTGCGGGAAAGACATCAATCGTCTATAGTGCATATGCTTACCTTAAAAGCCTTCCCATCACGAATAGTAAGCACGTTGATAGACTATTGATTATTTGTCCATTAGCGGCCTTTGCTCCTTGGAAAAATGAATACGTTGAGTGTTTTGGTAAAGGGACATCAGTACGTGAATTAGTTGGTGTAGCACCTTATGATAGAAAAGCACATTTTTATTCAGATGACTATACAGAGATAACATTAATATCATACCAGAGTGCATCAAGTGAATCAGATATTGAGAATATCAAAGCTTACTTGAACCGTAACAAGGTGATGGTAGTACTGGATGAAGCACATAAAATCAAAAATGTGACGGGTGGAAAGCAAGCAGAAGCTATTCTTTCTATTGCAAAGTATGCTACGGCTAGAGTTGTGTTGACAGGGACACCCGCACCTAATGGTTATCAAGACTTATATAATCTTTATAAGTTTATTTGGCCATCTAAAAATGTTATTGGTTTTCCCGTTAATTATTTACAGATGTTATCAGAGGAAAAGACACCTAAGGCATTGCAAGATATAAAAATATTGATAGAGAATATCTCTCCATTCTTTATTAGGGTAAAAAAGTCTGACCTTAATTTACCGGATCCAATTGAGAATGAACCGATTATGGTCTCAATGAGTAAAAGTCAAAAAGTGATATATGAATATATAGAAAAAAAGTATATTGATTATTTTGAGCAAGAGACAAGTACAGATAGTTTTATAAACAAATTACAAAAAGCTAAATTAGTTCGTTTGATGCAGTGTGTTACCAATCCAAAACTACTGAATAAGGCATTAGATAGTTATTTAGATGAAGAGGGATTGTCGAGTAATTTAAATGTTGATGACAAAGAAGTCATGAAGTTGATTAAATCATATAACCCGCAGGATGAGATACCTCCAAAGTTCCTAGCAATCAAAGAACTTCTAAATAAAATATTTTTAAAAGATGGTGCAGATGGAAAAGTGATAATTTGGACTATCTTTGTTCAGAACATTTTTGATTTAAAAGATTATCTGAAGGACCTAGGTATTGAATGTGAATTGCTCTTTGGGGGTACTCCGAATGAAAATGATGATACTCCAGAAGAGATATTGACACGTGAAAAGATTATTGAAAGGTTTCATAGGTCAGATTGTCCTTTTAAAGTAATTATTGCAAATCCATTTGCAGTAGGTGAGTCTATCTCTTTGCATAAGGCTTGTCACAATGCAATCTATTTAGAAAAAAACTTCAATGCATCTATGTATATGCAATCAAAAGATAGGGTCCATAGATATGGTCTTGATCAAGAAGATGTAGTCAACTATTATTATCTTCTTTCTACAGACACTGTTGATCAGACTATACATAGTAGGATATTAGAAAAAGAAAAAAGAATGTTAGAGCTGATTGAGGGTGAAGACATTCCATTGTTGAATTTGAATATGGAGGACTCAAGCGATGGTGATGAGGATGATATTAGAGCAATAATAAGGGACTATCATGATAGAAAAACTGCTAGATCAGGATAG
- a CDS encoding very short patch repair endonuclease, whose product MNSKKKYSRDGRAPIPKNEQISKNMSAIKAKNTKPELLLRKALWHNGIRGYRLHWKKAPGRPDIAFPGKKIAIFINGCFWHRCPHCNPSMPKVHIEFWEDKFKKNVERDKKKLEQLEKDDWRTLVIWECQLKQDPMIFVAKIREMLDTSNK is encoded by the coding sequence ATGAATAGTAAAAAGAAATACTCTAGAGATGGTCGAGCTCCAATTCCTAAAAATGAACAAATTTCAAAAAACATGAGTGCGATTAAAGCAAAAAATACAAAGCCAGAGTTACTTTTAAGAAAAGCGCTTTGGCATAATGGAATAAGAGGATACAGACTACATTGGAAGAAGGCTCCGGGAAGACCTGATATTGCTTTTCCGGGGAAAAAAATTGCAATTTTTATTAATGGCTGTTTTTGGCATAGGTGTCCACATTGCAATCCGTCTATGCCGAAAGTACATATTGAATTCTGGGAAGATAAATTCAAAAAGAATGTAGAACGAGATAAAAAGAAGTTAGAACAGTTGGAAAAAGATGATTGGAGGACATTAGTTATTTGGGAATGTCAACTAAAACAAGATCCTATGATATTTGTCGCTAAAATACGAGAGATGTTAGATACTTCTAATAAATAG
- a CDS encoding host attachment protein codes for MNYNGHIVVVGDLGQLKAYRVSNITGVDRQESMQVSHAQNRGTVKESTVLEPLLDIDYLEAHGRISEQMSDKTGKKGNSTGEPHNTGLAKEGSMLKQISDDIASLIEKESPSMWHLAFPKALNNKLNEKLNQQVKKTLKKNVAADLTKIDRNKLLSHFE; via the coding sequence ATGAATTATAACGGACATATTGTGGTTGTGGGTGATCTTGGGCAGCTGAAAGCGTACCGGGTCTCAAATATAACAGGTGTTGACAGACAGGAAAGTATGCAGGTGAGTCATGCACAAAACCGCGGTACCGTTAAAGAGTCTACGGTACTCGAGCCTCTTCTTGACATCGACTATCTTGAGGCGCACGGCAGAATCTCCGAGCAGATGAGTGACAAAACGGGCAAAAAGGGCAACTCGACAGGCGAGCCGCACAACACGGGGCTTGCCAAAGAGGGCAGTATGCTAAAACAGATCAGCGACGATATCGCCTCGCTCATCGAAAAAGAGTCGCCGTCGATGTGGCACCTTGCCTTCCCGAAAGCGCTCAACAACAAACTCAACGAAAAACTGAACCAGCAGGTCAAAAAGACCCTGAAAAAGAATGTAGCCGCAGATCTGACCAAGATCGACAGAAACAAACTTCTTTCCCATTTTGAGTAA
- a CDS encoding DUF3883 domain-containing protein, producing the protein MIEKLLDQDRLGTKSQILYIIGLLSNGAASYEDLRHACSSQEYSFSTSFKGAIVLLEYLGIIKRNGVLSVVKLFDSDDFAKDFTTLLFSRLSQDKELHNFINNNNFVYDQNSELIFIMNNLIRLEFSSLRNLLMSLGVFFRDDLIENHLVLHKDFIEWFFEVAIPLIEQSKIRNCSLINLENLQKKQKIIGIEAEEFVLEFEKVQRKEHPKQENIKIISEVDTSAGYDILSYQTDTSIFLDKYIEVKSYDGKESFYWSKNEMEVAKIKKDDYYLYLVNRSEMNKEGYKPIMIQNPFDQVLNNDKWDKTVEKYFISI; encoded by the coding sequence ATGATAGAAAAACTGCTAGATCAGGATAGACTAGGAACTAAAAGTCAGATATTATATATTATAGGACTTCTTTCAAATGGAGCAGCAAGTTATGAAGATTTACGTCATGCTTGTTCATCACAAGAATATTCCTTTAGCACTTCATTTAAAGGTGCAATTGTTTTACTGGAATATCTAGGAATCATTAAAAGAAACGGTGTGTTGTCTGTAGTTAAGCTTTTTGATTCAGATGATTTTGCAAAAGATTTCACCACATTATTATTCTCAAGGCTTTCACAAGATAAAGAACTACATAACTTTATTAACAATAACAATTTTGTTTATGACCAAAACTCTGAATTGATCTTCATTATGAATAATTTGATAAGACTCGAGTTTTCATCATTGAGAAACCTATTGATGAGTCTAGGAGTATTCTTTAGAGATGACTTGATCGAAAATCATCTTGTATTGCATAAGGACTTTATAGAATGGTTTTTTGAAGTTGCGATACCTCTTATTGAACAGTCTAAAATTAGGAATTGCTCATTAATAAATTTAGAAAATCTACAGAAAAAGCAAAAAATAATTGGGATAGAAGCTGAAGAGTTTGTATTAGAGTTTGAAAAGGTGCAGAGAAAAGAACATCCTAAACAAGAGAATATAAAAATCATATCTGAAGTTGATACAAGTGCTGGTTATGATATTTTATCTTATCAAACAGATACCTCTATATTTTTGGATAAATATATCGAGGTAAAATCGTATGATGGGAAGGAGTCTTTTTATTGGTCAAAAAATGAAATGGAAGTAGCTAAAATAAAAAAGGATGACTATTACTTATATTTAGTCAATAGATCTGAAATGAATAAAGAAGGGTATAAACCTATAATGATTCAAAATCCTTTTGATCAGGTATTGAACAATGATAAATGGGACAAAACAGTAGAAAAATATTTTATATCTATCTGA
- a CDS encoding DNA cytosine methyltransferase, translated as MKKYKVADFFCGGGGFSEGFKLAGFEVVFAVDRWQPAVTTHHANHPNANTYLGDVIQISNLPDDEFHQLIPDTEVIIGSPPCTSFSNSNRSGKADKSLGIQLIEAYLRIIARKKMKKDSILKHWVLENVPNVVSYIKDEYTYEELGIDSEGKLKVKYPSSKVYNSKYFGVASNRKRYFCGDFPEPEQTIVNDEDTRTVNDVLKFLKPPKNNLEETIQDPNYNDFDLVSKDITDHHYVMEVADFEWKKAKRLKQDKGYMGKMSFPENLDKPSRTIMATMSSCARESIIYPYIPEENRYRVPTVREIGCIMSYPLDYRFYGKSKSIKYKLVGNSVPPKMSFAIAKSIAEYNLCEVPTTYIPIKFNDKALDDFMNLNLDIFHLNIEKPKKITAKFKYHIPYLIRNVFRVELTNYNSDFENSSFKWEVEIHRSQGPRAKVYRPKIVLEMFNIEHQKVMQSFIESFKYKLTDATRLQENHCKTEKERKINNDIGPYELLNLIREFIDNNIVEEDFNKNIFIDNELTGLPYVIAVGFYVLNELKIIYINR; from the coding sequence TTGAAAAAATATAAGGTAGCAGACTTTTTTTGTGGTGGAGGGGGCTTTTCAGAAGGCTTTAAATTAGCGGGCTTTGAGGTTGTATTTGCTGTGGATCGATGGCAACCAGCAGTGACAACGCATCATGCTAACCATCCAAATGCAAATACATATCTAGGTGATGTAATACAAATTTCTAACCTTCCTGATGATGAATTCCATCAACTTATTCCAGATACGGAAGTGATTATAGGCTCTCCGCCATGTACATCTTTCTCAAATTCTAATAGATCAGGTAAAGCTGACAAGTCGTTAGGTATACAATTAATTGAGGCTTATCTAAGAATTATTGCAAGAAAAAAGATGAAGAAAGACTCAATACTGAAGCATTGGGTTTTAGAAAATGTACCTAATGTTGTTTCATATATAAAAGATGAGTACACATACGAAGAATTAGGGATAGATAGTGAGGGCAAACTGAAGGTGAAATATCCATCATCAAAAGTTTATAATTCAAAATATTTTGGTGTTGCTTCAAATAGAAAAAGGTACTTTTGTGGTGACTTTCCGGAACCTGAACAAACCATAGTCAATGATGAAGATACAAGAACAGTAAATGATGTTTTGAAATTTCTAAAACCTCCTAAAAATAATTTAGAAGAAACAATACAAGATCCTAATTATAATGACTTCGACTTGGTATCTAAAGATATCACTGATCATCACTATGTAATGGAAGTTGCGGATTTTGAATGGAAAAAAGCAAAAAGGCTGAAACAAGATAAAGGGTATATGGGAAAGATGTCTTTTCCTGAAAATTTAGATAAGCCATCAAGAACTATTATGGCAACAATGTCTTCATGCGCTCGAGAGTCTATTATATACCCTTACATTCCAGAGGAAAATAGATATAGAGTACCGACAGTGAGAGAAATAGGTTGTATTATGAGCTATCCCTTAGATTACAGATTTTATGGGAAGAGTAAAAGTATTAAATACAAACTAGTAGGAAATTCCGTACCTCCAAAAATGTCATTTGCGATTGCGAAGTCCATTGCAGAATACAATTTGTGTGAAGTCCCGACAACTTATATTCCTATTAAATTTAATGATAAAGCTCTTGATGACTTTATGAACTTGAATTTAGATATTTTCCATTTGAATATAGAAAAGCCCAAAAAAATTACTGCAAAATTCAAATATCATATCCCCTATCTTATACGTAATGTGTTTCGAGTGGAGCTAACAAACTATAACTCTGACTTTGAAAATAGTAGCTTTAAATGGGAAGTTGAAATACATAGAAGTCAAGGTCCTAGAGCAAAAGTATATAGGCCTAAAATTGTATTAGAAATGTTTAATATTGAACATCAAAAAGTAATGCAAAGCTTTATTGAGTCCTTCAAATACAAATTGACGGATGCAACTCGTCTTCAAGAAAATCATTGTAAGACTGAGAAAGAAAGAAAAATAAATAACGATATTGGACCGTACGAATTGCTTAACTTGATACGTGAGTTTATTGATAATAATATTGTGGAAGAGGACTTTAATAAAAATATCTTTATAGATAATGAGTTGACAGGTCTTCCTTATGTTATTGCTGTAGGTTTTTATGTTTTAAATGAACTCAAGATAATTTATATAAACAGATGA